Within the Acidipropionibacterium acidipropionici genome, the region CTATCTCGAGGATCTCGACGAGGTGCTCCGGTCCCCGGAACCTGGCTGGACGCCGGCCGATGAGCCGCTGTGGACGGGCCGGCGTCTGCTGGAGGCCTTCGATGGGCGCCCCCGCCCTCCGGAGGACGATCGGCGCAGTACTGCCCCAGGACAGCCAGATCCCGCTGAAGAGCCTCGATGATCCGCGTCAGCTCCAGGTAGGACGTCGCCCAGCCCGCCCGGGCCTGCTGGTAGCGGGTCCGCGCAGCGGGGTTCCAGGTGCCGACCCGGCCCGACAGATCGCGCTCCAACTCGTTCAGTTCCTCCAGAAGCTCGTCGCGCACCCCGATGAGATGGTCGATCGCCTGGCGGACGGCGGCCTGTCCGGCGGCCATCAGCCGCGCAGTCTCATCGAGGCCGGGCGGCCGCCGGGTTCCGGCGACAGCGCCGCCAGACACTGCCGGGCGTCGTGGACGAGGATGCCGTGGACCTCCTCGAGGGCGCACCTGACCGACTCCAGTTCCTCGTCGAAGCGCAGATAGGCACGGCAGAACGGGCCGGACGCCGGCGTGGGAATGGCGGGGTGCAGCTCGGCCAGCACAGTGCCCAGGTGGAGCTGCAGATGGGCGATGCGCGTGTCCGTGTCGTCCAACCGTGACGCCGAGCGGAGCATCGGCAGGCATCGGTCCTCGATGAGATCACTCATCGCGTGAACCTCCTCCCGGCCCTCGGATGCGGCTGCGGCGATCCGGGGCCTGACGTGAGTCGTGGCTGTCTGAACAGACGATATTGACGGACGGGGTCACCACGGCCCCCGAATGTGGCGCGTGTTTACATCGGATCAGATGAACGATGGCGACCGGATCGGGACCCCCGCCGTCCCCCGGTCGGACCGAGTAGCCGGTCGCGGTCCGCGGCGCCGGATAGGCTGAGCCGGTGCTCGGATACTTCGGTCCCGCCGGGACCTTCACCCATCAGGCGCTGCGGACCCTCGGAACCGGCGATGCCCGGCCCTTCTCCAGCGTCGTCTCGGCGATCACGGCCGCCGCCGCGGGTGAGGTGGAGGCCTCCCTGGTGCCGATCGAGAACTCGGTGGAGGGCGGCGTCAGCGCCACCCTGGACACCCTCGCGGCGGTGGGCGGGCTCCAGATCATCCGCGAGGTCGTCATCCCCGTCCAGTTCGGGCTGTACGTGCGCCCCGGCTCCACCCTGGCCGACGTCACCAGCGTCCTGACCCATCCGCACGCGGCGGCCCAGTGCCGCGGATGGTTGGACGCCCACCTGCCCAAGGGGGCCGACATCACCGAGGGCGGCTCGACGGCCGGCGCCGCCAAGGAGGTCTCCGACCCCTTCTCCCGCTACGACGCCGCGATCTGCGCCCCGGTCGCCGCCGACATGTACAACCTCGTCCCGGCCGCCGAGAGGATCGGCGACAACGCGAACGCGGTGACCCGCTTCGTACTGGTCGGACGCCGTGGCCCGGTCGCGGCCCGCACCGGCGACGACCGCACCACCGTCGTCGCCTTCATGCACGAGGACCATCCCGGCGCACTCCTCGACATCCTCCAGCAGTTCGCCTTCCGCGGGATCAACCTGTCGCGCATCGAGTCGCGCCCCACCAAGGACCAGCTCGGCAGCTACTGCTTCTCCATCGACGCCGTCGGCCACATCGACGACGAGCGGATGGCCGCCGCCCTCAAGGGCCTGCACCGGGTGTGCTCCGAGGTGACCTTCCTCGGCTCCTACCCCCACGCCGTCGTCGACGGCAGCCCCGCGCCCGTCCAGCCTCCGGCCCCCGCCGGGTCAACCGACCGCGCCTACCGGGAGGCCGAGGCATGGTTCGCCGAGGTGACCGGCCGCAGCGTCGAGCAGCAGAGTCACGTCGCGGACTGAGGGGATCGAATTGTCAACAGGGGGGACGACCCCCCTGCGCTCGCCAGGGCTCGCTGACCCCCCGCGCGGGTCGTGAATGTGAGGAAGACGATGGATGATGAGGAACTTGCCCGGGCGATCGATGAGATCCGCGCCGAGCAGCACCTGAGCTGGACCGCCATGACTGGCCTTCAGCGGTGGAGTCTCATCCTCTCCCCACTGGTGGCGATCGGCTCGCTGGTCATGGTCACCGCGAACCCGGTGCCAGGCCTCAGGTTCCCCTTCGCACTGCTCCTGGTGGCTGCCGTCCTCCAGTTCCTCCTCGGGCTGCGGCAGGCCCGGCGGGACCAGCACCCGGGAGGCTGAGCGGGCGCCGGCTCGGTAGGATCAGGCCCATGATCGATCCCAAGCTCCTGCGCACAGATCCCGACCGCGTCCGCCGCTCCCAGATCGCCCGCGGTGCCGACCCCTCGGTCGTCGACGATCTGGTGGCTGCCGACGAGTCCCGTCGCCACGCCATCGCCGCGCACGAGTCCCTGCGCGCCGAGCAGAAGGGCCTGGGCAAGAAGATCGCGAAGGCCTCGGGCGACGAGAAGACCGAGCTGCTGGCCCGCACCAAGCACATCGCCGCCGAGGTGGCCGGCCTCAAGAAGGAGGCCGAGGCCGCCGAGGAGCGCTTCCTCGAACTCGACAAGACCCTCGGCAATATCGTCATCGACGGCGTCCCCGTCGGCGGCGAGGACGAGGGAGAGGTGCTCGAGACCGTCGGCACGCCCCGCGACTTCGAGGCCGAGGGATTCACGCCGAAGGACCACCTGGAGATCGGCGAGGCCCTGGGGGCCATCGACATGGAGCGCGGCACCAAGATCTCCGGATCGCGGTTCTACGTCCTCACCGGGGTGGGGGCCCAGCTGGAGATCGCCCTGCTCAACCTCGCCATGACCAAGGCCGCCGGTTGGGGATTCACCCCGATGATCCCGCCGGCCCTGGTGAAGCCCTCGGCCATGGAGGGCACCGGTTTCCTGGGCCAGGCCGCCGACGACGTCTACTACCTGCCCAAGGACGACCAGTACCTGGTGGGTACCTCCGAGGTGGCCCTGGCCGCCTTCCACTCCGAGGAGATTCTCGACGACGCCGAGCTGCCCAAGCGCTACGTCGCCTTCTCCCCGTGCTTCCGCAGGGAGGCCGGCTCCTACGGCAAGGACACCCGCGGCATCTTCCGGGTGCACTGGTTCGACAAGGTCGAGATGTTCGTCTACTGCCTGCCCGAGGAGGCCGAGGACTGGCACGCCAAGCTGCTCGGCTTCGAGAGGGAGTTCATCGAGGCCCTGGAGATCCCCTACCAGGTGCTCGACGTCGCCTCCGGAGACCTGGGGCTGTCGGCCGCCCGCAAGTACGACTGCTACGCCTGGCTGCCCACCCAGAACCGGTACCGGGAGATCACGTCCACCTCGAACTGCACCACCTTCCAGGCGCGCCGGCTGTCCATCCGGCACCGCGGGCCCGACGGCGTCGAGCCCCTGGCCACCCTCAACGGCACCCTGTGCGCGATGACCCGGATCATCATCATGCTCCTGGAGAACCACCAGAACGCCGACGGATCGGTCACCATCCCGGCCGCCCTGCGCCCCTACCTGGGCGGCAAGGAGAAGCTCGGCTGATTTATCAACAGGGGGGACGACCCCCCTGCGCTCGCCAGGGCTCGCTGACCCCTCGTAGCGGGGGTCTCCGCTCTGCCGACGCCTGCGTCGCGGGCCTCTCGCTGCGCACCCTCGACGGGGGACGACCCCCCCCTGCGCTCGCTGACACCCGAACGGGTCGCGTCTGTGCCCCCTCTTCTCACGTCGTCAGAGAGTTTTCACCTCGGCAGCGGAATACCGCTGCCGAGGTGAAAACTCTCTGACAACGTCGGTGCAAGGCGGGTAGGTGGGCTCCGGTTCCGGTGCGGTGGACGGTGTGACATGCTGGGAGATCGTGACGGCAAGGGATGAGCACAGCTACTACAGGGAACTGAAGGACGGCACCATCAAGCAGGTGAACCCGTTCACCGGAGTCCAGGTCTGGACGGTTCCAGGACGGGGCTCCCGGCCCCTCAACCGTCCGATCCCCAATCCGCGTCCCATCACCGACGCCGACCGCGTCGCCGCCTGCGCCTTCTGCCAGAACAGGACCCTTGAGACCCCTCCCGAGAAGTCCCGTCTGATCTCGACCCTCTCGGACGGCGCCTACGGAGCGGGCGATTCCTCGGAGATCATGCGCGGCTACCGGGTGCTGCGACATCTGCCGGCCGGCGAGGTCGGCTCCACCACCGCCGAGTTCCGCCGGATCCCCAACCTCTTCGAGATCCTGTCCTGGGAGTACTGGCACGAGAACCACGGCCTCGAGCTGCCCTCCGAGGCCCGCCAGTGGCAGGAGGAGTACCTCTCCGATCCCACCGGCCTGGCCCATGTCCAGCGCGTCCTGGACGCCAAGTTCGCCGCCCAGGGCCTCGACCTGCGGGCCGCCAGGCTGAGCCCCGATCAGCTGCGCAGCGAGTCCGCGGCCTTCTTCGCCGGCGGCCATGACGTCGTCGTGGCCCGTCGTCACTACACCGACGACGCCACCACCACCGCCGGGCTGGCCGGTTCGGGCACCCTCAGCCCCCTGGAGCACCGGGCCTTCACAGCGGCCACCGTCTCGACGATCGCCGACCTGTACGCCTCCAATCCCGAGGCCCGCTACGTCGTCGCCTTCCAGAACTGGCTCAAGCCTGCCGGGGCCTCCTTCGACCACCTCCACAAGCAGCTGGTCGCCATCGACGAGATCGGCCACAGCAACGACGAGGTGCTGAGCCGGGTCGCCGCCGACCCGGCCATGTTCAACCAGTGGGGCCCGGACTTCGCGATCGACCACAACCTGGTGCTGGCCGCCAACGACCACGCGGTGGCCTTCGTCGGATTCGGCCACCGCTACCCGACGGTGGAGGTGTGGTCCACCAGCGCCCGCGACCAGCCCTGGAAGATGACCACCGAGGAGGTCGACGCCGTCTCCGACCTGCTCCACGCCATGCATCTGGCGGTCGGCGCAGACGTCCCCTCCAACGAGGAATGGCACTACCGGCCGGTCGGCGTCGAGATGCCGATGCCCTGGAGGATCCTGCTCAAGCTGAGGGTCTCCACCCTGGCCGGCTTCGAGGGCAGCACGAAGGTCTACGTCAACACCATCTCCCCGGCCTCCCTGGCGGCCCGCCTGCTCCCGCGGCTGCTGGACGCCCGGAAGGCCGGGAAGCTCGCCGAGATGAGGATCGGCGCCGAGTGCGACCTGCCCAGGGGAGTCCTGGCCAGCGTGAACTGAGCCCCTCTCAGTCGATGGTCAGGACCCGCGAGCCGATGAGATCCCGGTACCAGGCGAAGGAGGCCTTCGGCGTCCGCCGCAGCGTCCGGTAGTCGACGTGCACGATGCCGAACCGGCGGGTGTACCCCCGCGACCACTCGAAGTTGTCCAGCAGAGACCACAGGAAGTACCCGCGGACGTCGGCGCCGGACTGCCGGGCCCGGCCCACGGCCGCCAGATGCTGCTCCAGGTAGCCGATGCGCTCCACATCCTCCACCCTCCCCTCGGCATCGGCGCCGTCGGGGAAGGCGGCTCCGTTCTCGGTGATCATCAGCGGCAGCCCGGGGAAGCGGCGTCCCAGCCCCACCAGCAGCTCGGTCAGCGCGTCGGGATCGATATTGCATCCCATCGCGGTGAGCGGCCCGGTCGGGTCTAGGAAGGTGATGTCGTCGCATCCGGGCCAGGGGGAGACGCCGGTGTCGCCGTGGCCTCCCGAGTTCCGCGGGTCGGTGGCGCGGCGCCGGCGCACCACATTCGACGAGTAGTAGTTGACGCCGAGCAGGTCCAGCGGTTGATGGATCACCGCGAGATCCCCGTCGGTGACGAAGGACCAGTCCGTGAGGGCGGAGGTGGCCGCCACTAGGGCGTCCGGCAGTCTGCCCTCCAGCATGGGGGCCAGGAAGACGTCGTTGCCCAGAGTGCCGATCCGCTCGGCGGCGGCGACGTCGGCGGGATCATCGGGATCCGCCGGCCTGGTGACGTGCAGGTTGAGGGCCACCGAGCATCGCGCCCGGGAGCCCAGCTCGCCACGGATCCGGGCGATCGCCATCCCGTGGGCCAGGTTGAGGTGGTGGGCGACCAGCAGTGAGGTCGCCGGGTCGGTGACGCCCGGGGCGTGGACGCCGGAGCAGTGGCCCAGGAAGGCCGTGCACCACGGCTCGTTGAGGGTGGTCCAGTCCACGGCGAGGTCGCCGAATTCCCGGGCCATCGCCGCGGCGTACCGGGCGAAGGCGGCCGCCGTCTCCCGGACCGTCCAGCCCCCGGCGTCCTGAAGGGGCTGGGGGAGATCCCAGTGGTAGAGGGTGACCACCGGCCGGATGCCGTGCTCGCGGAGCATCGTGAGCACCCGGCGGTAGAAGGCGATCCCCTCGGGATTGAGCCGGCCGGTGCCCTCGGGCTGGACCCGCGGCCAGGAGATCGACATCCGGTAGGCGTTGACGCCGAGCTCGGCCATCAGAGCGATGTCGGAGGCGAAGCGGTGGTAGTGGTCGCAGGCCACATCGCCGGTGTCGCCGCCCAGGGTCCTGCCCGGGGTGTGGCTGAAGGTGTCCCAGATGGAGGGCCCGCGTCCGCCCTCGGCCGCGGCCCCCTCGATCTGGTAGGCGGCGGTGGCCACCCCGAAGGTGAAGGGCGCCCCGAAGTCGTAGCGGGTCATCGTGAGGCCCCCTTCCCGCTCATGCCGCCTGTACTCTCGGCGTCGCCCGCCCCGCTCCTCAGGACCGCGGCGCCGTAGGGGTCCAGGAGCACCGAGTCGCCGACCGGCTCCCCGTCCAGATCGGTGAGCCCGTCAGGCTTGATGAGCCCGGGTTGGCCGTCCAGCCGTATCCGGGCCCGGTCGGGGTGCTCGCTCACCAGGATGTGGAAGACGACGCCGTCGTCGCGCTCCAGGCTGTCGACCAGCACGCGGGGGTCATCGACTCCCAACGGGCGGGGGATCGACGCCATGCTCGCCAGGGCCTGGTAGAGCCGCCAGGTGTCCTCCGGGTTGGCCCCCCGGCGTCGCGCCGCGAAATGCTCGACGGGGATCGTCGACAGCACCGCCCGCCCGGATCCGTGCTCCTTGACGACGATCATCGGCCGGCCGTTCCGGTCGACCGCCACCACTCTCCCATCGATCACCTCGACGGGCAGGTAGGCGCGGGAGTTCTCATTGCCGGCGGCGGTGAACTCAAGGGTCTGGCCGGCGCGGATGTCGCCGAAGTCGGCCGTGAACCGGATGGTGACGACGTCGTCGACCGGATCGTTGAGGCCGTAGGCCAGGTCGTTGCGCACCCCGAACAGCTCCTCGGTGGCGCTCCACCACGGCCCGCGCTGGTCCGGGGACTCCCCGGCGCAGTAGGAGACGTAGACGGTGGCGCCTCCCCGGGCCAGCTCGGCGAGCTGGAGCCAGCTCGGCCCGGCGAGCTCCTTGACCGAGGGCACCAGATAGAGCCGGTATCCCTCGGGCAGCCCGCCATCCTCCTTCTCACGGATCACGCCGACCGGCAGGCCGGCCTCCCTGGCGGCGATGTAGGCCTGTTCGCCGTGTGCGGCGGCCAGCCTGCGCTGGGCCTCGTCGTGGAACGGGTAGCCCGCCGACAGATAGGAGGGGACGACGAGGGCGGCGTCGACGTCGGCGCGCCGGCAGCGCGTCAGTTCGATGGCGGCGAGCACCCCGGAGAACTCCTCGAGGGCCTTCAGCGGGGGGCTTGGGCCGCCCCCGGGAGTCGGTGATGCCGAAGTGCATCTCGAAGGGGTGGTGGCTGTAGGGGCGCTGGGCGGCCAGGTCGTCGTAGTCGGTGTTGTTCCAGGCGATCCATCCGGTGGCGCCGGCGGTGAGCGTCGTGAACAGGAACTGCCGGTAGAAGCGCTCGGCCTTGGCGCCGGACGCGAAGTCGCTCGACAGGCCGAACTCCTCCAGCACGACGGGACGATCCCCCACGGCGGCCAGCTCGCAGATGAACGCCGCCTTGAGGTGGGAGCGGATGACGTCGGTCTCCATCGCGTAGACGTGGGGGCCGACGAAGTCGGTGAGTTCGGCCAGCCGGCGCACCGAGAATCCGGAGTCGTGGCCGCTGACCTCCAGTCCCCAGGCGCCGTCGCCGATCGAGACCGGCTGGCGTCCGCCGCCGGCGCGGACGGCCTGCACCATGAGCCGGGCCCAGGCCGTGACGACGGGCTCGGGGGCCTGTCCGCCGTAGATGGGGATCTCGTTGGAGATGAGCCATCCCGCGATCGCCGGGTGGTCGGCGAAGCGGGCGGTGAGGTGCTCGATGAACCACGCCTGCTGGGAGACCATCCACACGTCGGAGTAGATCGGCCGGTCTGCGCGCCAGGAGGGGTCCCAGTTCTCCCCGGACATGTGGCCGACGATGAAGGTGGGCACGGTCGTCATGCCGAGCTCGGCATGGGCCGCCAGGAAGTCAGCGAAGTGGGAGACCTTCTCCTCATCGAGGCATTCGGGCGCGGGCTGGAAGTCCGGCCAGTAGAAGAACGACCTGGTCATCGTCAGTCCGTGGTCGGCGAGCACCGACAGCTCCTCGCGGACGACGGTGGGGGAGTAGTGGCGCCACATGAGCGGTCCGCCGGTCCGCGACCAGAAATTGGCCCCGAGCCAGACGTCGGGCAGACGGTGGTCGTGACGTTCCATCAGGAGTCCTTCTCGAGTGTGTGAGTTGACTGGCGGGTGCGACGGCGTCCATCGCCGAGGCGAGGCCGGCACGTCCTACTTGACGGCGCCGGCCGTCAGACCGGCAACGAAGCTGCGCTGGAGCAGCAGGAAGACCAGGACCACCGGGACGCTGACCACCAGGGAGGCCGCCATGATCTCGTTCCAGTAGACGTTGGTCTGGGTGGAGTAGAGCCGCAGCCCCACAGCGAGGGTCCGGTTGGCGTCAGTGGTCATCACCGAGGCGAAGAGCACCTCGCCCCAGGCCGTCATGAAGGAGTAGATCGCCACCGCCACCACCCCGGGCTTCGCCGCCGGCAGCACCACCCGCCACAGCGCCCCCCAGGGGGTGCAACCGTCCACCATGGAGGCCTCGTCGAGTTCCCGCGGGATCCCGTCGAAATATCCCGCCAGCATCCATATCGAGAAGGGGAGGGAGAAGGTGAGATAGGTGATGATGAGGCCGAGTTTCGTGCCGATCAGGGTGACGCCGGTCGAAGTGTCGATATTGACGAAGATGATGTAGAGAGGCAGCAGGAAGAGCACGCCGGGGAACATCTGGGTGGACAGCACGGTGGTGCTGAATATATTGCGGCCGCGGAATCTCCACCGTGACATCGCGAAGGACGCGAAGATGGCGATGATGACGCTGCACAGGGTGGCGATCGAGCACACGATGAGGCTGTTGACGAAGTAGTGGGCCAGCGGGATCGTCTGCCACATCGAGCGGAAGGCCGAGAACGTGATGTGGCTCGGCCACCACGTGAAGTCGCCCTGGACGTCGCCCAGCGGCTTGATGGCCGAGGTGGCCATGACGTAGAGCGGGATGAGGATGAAGACGCTCAGGACGACGATCGTCACCCAGCGGAAGATCTTCTCACCGCGCGTGTCACGCATTGTCGTCTCCTGACCGATTGATGAAGAACAGGTAGATCAGGGAGACGATGAGCAGGAATATCAGCAGCATGACGCTCATGGCCGCCCCGGTGCCGAAGTCCCAGGACAGGAACGACGCATTGTAGATGTGGAAGGAGATGAGGTCTCCGGCCGGCGGCTGGCCGTTCCCGAACAGCACATAGGGGGTGTTGAAATCGTTGAACACCCACAGGAACATCACCAGTACCAGCACCTTGTTCACCGAGCCGAGCATCGGCAGGGTGATCGTGCGCCACTGGCGCCAGGGGGTGGCGCCGTCGATGGCCGAGGCCTCGTAGATGTCGGTGGGCACCGACTGGAGGCCGGCCATGATCATGAGGAAGGCGAAGGGCCACATCCGCCAGATGGCCACCGTCACCAGGGATCCGAATGCGTTCCCGCCGATCAGCAGGAAGGGCCGCGAGCTCATGAGGTGCAGCTGGTCGACCAGGAGGTGATTGACCATCCCGGTGTCCCTCTGGAACATGAAGTTCCAGGTGATGATGCCGGCGTACATCGGCAGCGCGTAGGGGATGAGGAAGAGGGTCCGCCAGAACGCCCGGCTCCGGAAGGTCTTCTGCAGGGCCACGGCGGCGGCCATCCCGAGGATCCAGGAGGCGCCGACGACGATGATCGTGTAGGCGCAGGTCATCAGGAAGGAGCGCACCAGGGACTGCCCGACCGAGGTGTTGATGTCGATGGCGTACTGGTAGTTGCCCAGCCCGATGAAGGGGGCGTTGGCCCAGTTCCTGATGTAGAACTTCGTGAGCTTCACGAAGCTCATCCACACTCCGGTGAGCATCGGGATGATGTGGATGGCGATCTCGAAGATCACCGCGGGCGCGACGATGAGATACGGGAACCACCAGTAGGGCTGCCGTGCAGCCCGTCTTCGGGCGGAGCGTCCGCCTCCCGACGGCCCGCCCGGTGATGATCCGGTCGGTGCCGCTGTCGTCCTGATCGCCATGAGATCCAACCTGTGCTGGGGAATGTGGGGTGTGCGCCCGAAGGCGGGCCGCCCGCCGCGCGGCATCACCGTCGCGCGGCGGGGCCGTCAGCGGATCGAGTCCTGAGCGGTCTTGAGGACCGACGAGACGTCCGCGCTCCGTATCGTGGTGCCTGTGGCGACCTTGGCGAAGAGGTTGTTCATCGCCTTGCCGACGCTGGTCTCGAACTGGTCCTCGTTGGCGACCAGGGGAAGGGGCTCGGAGCGGGTGTTGTAGACCTCTGTGAACACCTTGAGCTCGTCGGCGTCGGTCGTGAAGGTCGCCTTGCCGTCCTTGAGCACGGGCAGGGACGAGAACGGCTTGCCGAGGGTCTCCTGGACGGACTCGCTGGTCATGTGCTTGACGAGCTTGAGGGCCTGGTCCTTGTGCTTGGTGCTCTTCATCACCGCGATGTTGATGCCCGCGATGTGGCTGGCGACGTCCTTCTTGGCGTCCTTGGGGGCCGGGAAGGGCACCACCCCGAACTCGTCGGCCTTCATCCCCGCGGAGATGATGGTGGCATCGGCGTTGTTCTGGTTGATGATCATCGCGGCCTTCTTCTTCGCGAAGGCCGTCACCGACAGGGTGCCGTTGTCGTACTGCGAGTCGGAGGTGTTGACGATCTTGTCGGTCTGCATGAGGTCGATGTAGCGCAGCACGCCCTCGACCACCCCCGAGGAGGTGAAGGTCGGTTTGCCCGCGGAGTCGAACAGTGCCGCCCCGTTCTGTGCGGCGTTGATGAAGGCGAAGTGGGCGTTCTCGGTGTAGGAGGCGGCCGCCAGGCTCATGCCGTAGACGCCCTTGGAGGGATCGGTGAGCTTCTTGCCGGCGGACACCATCTCCTCCCAGGTGGTGGGAGGTGTGAGCCCGGCGGTCTTGAACATCGCCTTGTTGTAGTAGAGCCCGTAGGCCAGGCCGTAGAGGGGCACCGACGTCGGGGTGGTGCCGGGGGCGCCGCCGGTCTCCAGAGCCGCCTTGACGAAGCGGTCTGACCCGCCGATCGCCTTCATCTCCGCATCGGCGAACTCCATGAGACCGCCGGTGGCCTGCAGGGAGACTCCCCAGGTGTTGCCGATGTTGAGGACGTCGGGGCCCTGGCCGGAGGTGATCGCGGTCTGGATGCGGGTCTGGAGGTCGTTCCAGCCGATGACCTCGAGGGTGACCTTGATCCCGGTCTGCTTGGTGAAGTCCGCCAGGACGGGGGTGAGCACCTCCTTGTCGTTGGCGAGACTCGTGCCCTGGTTCGAAGCCCAGTAGGTGAGTGTCGTGCCGCTGTCGTCCGAACTGGATTCGCCGTTGGAGCTGTTTCCCCGCACGCGGTGGCGGCCAGCGCCATCGCAGCCATTGAACCGAGCGCCAGGAACCGGCGCCGCGTTGTTGCCATCAGAACTCCTCCGTTGTGAGTTCAACCGTTACTGAATCGATCGTCACTGAATCGATTAAGATCCCATCGCCGAGGCGCCGGGGACGCCGTTCAGAGCAATGAGTCACCGGAAGGACCCGCAGCACTGCGAACCGCCCGGTGCGCCCATAATGGTTCCCCGTCAGGTCGGTGTCAAGAGCAGCGGTGGTGCGGCGGCCGGATCGGTGCCAGGATCACGCAGAGGTGAGCCGGCGTGAGCTGGCCCGGACCATGATCCCCGAAGGGGGCAGCCTCACCAGGCCGCGGGCCTGCCCGTCGAGACGGTCCAGCAGGAGCTCGGCAGCCTTCCGGCCCATGTCTATGGGCCGGCGCTCCAGGCTGGTCAGCGGCGGATCCGAGATGCGGCAGGGCAGCGAATCGTCCCAGCTGACGACGCCCACGCCGTCGGGGATGCTCAGCCCCATCAG harbors:
- a CDS encoding carbohydrate ABC transporter permease, which encodes MAIRTTAAPTGSSPGGPSGGGRSARRRAARQPYWWFPYLIVAPAVIFEIAIHIIPMLTGVWMSFVKLTKFYIRNWANAPFIGLGNYQYAIDINTSVGQSLVRSFLMTCAYTIIVVGASWILGMAAAVALQKTFRSRAFWRTLFLIPYALPMYAGIITWNFMFQRDTGMVNHLLVDQLHLMSSRPFLLIGGNAFGSLVTVAIWRMWPFAFLMIMAGLQSVPTDIYEASAIDGATPWRQWRTITLPMLGSVNKVLVLVMFLWVFNDFNTPYVLFGNGQPPAGDLISFHIYNASFLSWDFGTGAAMSVMLLIFLLIVSLIYLFFINRSGDDNA
- the serS gene encoding serine--tRNA ligase — its product is MIDPKLLRTDPDRVRRSQIARGADPSVVDDLVAADESRRHAIAAHESLRAEQKGLGKKIAKASGDEKTELLARTKHIAAEVAGLKKEAEAAEERFLELDKTLGNIVIDGVPVGGEDEGEVLETVGTPRDFEAEGFTPKDHLEIGEALGAIDMERGTKISGSRFYVLTGVGAQLEIALLNLAMTKAAGWGFTPMIPPALVKPSAMEGTGFLGQAADDVYYLPKDDQYLVGTSEVALAAFHSEEILDDAELPKRYVAFSPCFRREAGSYGKDTRGIFRVHWFDKVEMFVYCLPEEAEDWHAKLLGFEREFIEALEIPYQVLDVASGDLGLSAARKYDCYAWLPTQNRYREITSTSNCTTFQARRLSIRHRGPDGVEPLATLNGTLCAMTRIIIMLLENHQNADGSVTIPAALRPYLGGKEKLG
- a CDS encoding ABC transporter substrate-binding protein, whose protein sequence is MRGNSSNGESSSDDSGTTLTYWASNQGTSLANDKEVLTPVLADFTKQTGIKVTLEVIGWNDLQTRIQTAITSGQGPDVLNIGNTWGVSLQATGGLMEFADAEMKAIGGSDRFVKAALETGGAPGTTPTSVPLYGLAYGLYYNKAMFKTAGLTPPTTWEEMVSAGKKLTDPSKGVYGMSLAAASYTENAHFAFINAAQNGAALFDSAGKPTFTSSGVVEGVLRYIDLMQTDKIVNTSDSQYDNGTLSVTAFAKKKAAMIINQNNADATIISAGMKADEFGVVPFPAPKDAKKDVASHIAGINIAVMKSTKHKDQALKLVKHMTSESVQETLGKPFSSLPVLKDGKATFTTDADELKVFTEVYNTRSEPLPLVANEDQFETSVGKAMNNLFAKVATGTTIRSADVSSVLKTAQDSIR
- a CDS encoding DUF4921 family protein, translating into MTARDEHSYYRELKDGTIKQVNPFTGVQVWTVPGRGSRPLNRPIPNPRPITDADRVAACAFCQNRTLETPPEKSRLISTLSDGAYGAGDSSEIMRGYRVLRHLPAGEVGSTTAEFRRIPNLFEILSWEYWHENHGLELPSEARQWQEEYLSDPTGLAHVQRVLDAKFAAQGLDLRAARLSPDQLRSESAAFFAGGHDVVVARRHYTDDATTTAGLAGSGTLSPLEHRAFTAATVSTIADLYASNPEARYVVAFQNWLKPAGASFDHLHKQLVAIDEIGHSNDEVLSRVAADPAMFNQWGPDFAIDHNLVLAANDHAVAFVGFGHRYPTVEVWSTSARDQPWKMTTEEVDAVSDLLHAMHLAVGADVPSNEEWHYRPVGVEMPMPWRILLKLRVSTLAGFEGSTKVYVNTISPASLAARLLPRLLDARKAGKLAEMRIGAECDLPRGVLASVN
- a CDS encoding glycoside hydrolase 5 family protein → MERHDHRLPDVWLGANFWSRTGGPLMWRHYSPTVVREELSVLADHGLTMTRSFFYWPDFQPAPECLDEEKVSHFADFLAAHAELGMTTVPTFIVGHMSGENWDPSWRADRPIYSDVWMVSQQAWFIEHLTARFADHPAIAGWLISNEIPIYGGQAPEPVVTAWARLMVQAVRAGGGRQPVSIGDGAWGLEVSGHDSGFSVRRLAELTDFVGPHVYAMETDVIRSHLKAAFICELAAVGDRPVVLEEFGLSSDFASGAKAERFYRQFLFTTLTAGATGWIAWNNTDYDDLAAQRPYSHHPFEMHFGITDSRGRPKPPAEGPRGVLRGARRHRTDALPARRRRRRPRRPLLSVGGLPVPRRGPAQAGRRTRRTGLHRRQGGRPAGRRDP
- a CDS encoding GH1 family beta-glucosidase encodes the protein MTRYDFGAPFTFGVATAAYQIEGAAAEGGRGPSIWDTFSHTPGRTLGGDTGDVACDHYHRFASDIALMAELGVNAYRMSISWPRVQPEGTGRLNPEGIAFYRRVLTMLREHGIRPVVTLYHWDLPQPLQDAGGWTVRETAAAFARYAAAMAREFGDLAVDWTTLNEPWCTAFLGHCSGVHAPGVTDPATSLLVAHHLNLAHGMAIARIRGELGSRARCSVALNLHVTRPADPDDPADVAAAERIGTLGNDVFLAPMLEGRLPDALVAATSALTDWSFVTDGDLAVIHQPLDLLGVNYYSSNVVRRRRATDPRNSGGHGDTGVSPWPGCDDITFLDPTGPLTAMGCNIDPDALTELLVGLGRRFPGLPLMITENGAAFPDGADAEGRVEDVERIGYLEQHLAAVGRARQSGADVRGYFLWSLLDNFEWSRGYTRRFGIVHVDYRTLRRTPKASFAWYRDLIGSRVLTID
- a CDS encoding carbohydrate ABC transporter permease encodes the protein MRDTRGEKIFRWVTIVVLSVFILIPLYVMATSAIKPLGDVQGDFTWWPSHITFSAFRSMWQTIPLAHYFVNSLIVCSIATLCSVIIAIFASFAMSRWRFRGRNIFSTTVLSTQMFPGVLFLLPLYIIFVNIDTSTGVTLIGTKLGLIITYLTFSLPFSIWMLAGYFDGIPRELDEASMVDGCTPWGALWRVVLPAAKPGVVAVAIYSFMTAWGEVLFASVMTTDANRTLAVGLRLYSTQTNVYWNEIMAASLVVSVPVVLVFLLLQRSFVAGLTAGAVK
- the pheA gene encoding prephenate dehydratase — its product is MLGYFGPAGTFTHQALRTLGTGDARPFSSVVSAITAAAAGEVEASLVPIENSVEGGVSATLDTLAAVGGLQIIREVVIPVQFGLYVRPGSTLADVTSVLTHPHAAAQCRGWLDAHLPKGADITEGGSTAGAAKEVSDPFSRYDAAICAPVAADMYNLVPAAERIGDNANAVTRFVLVGRRGPVAARTGDDRTTVVAFMHEDHPGALLDILQQFAFRGINLSRIESRPTKDQLGSYCFSIDAVGHIDDERMAAALKGLHRVCSEVTFLGSYPHAVVDGSPAPVQPPAPAGSTDRAYREAEAWFAEVTGRSVEQQSHVAD